CCAAGACGCCGAACGGAACCTGTGGGCATTGCCAGCCGGTCGAATCCTTGAGGACGGCCGGTGCCATGGTCAACAGCCCGGGCGGTGCATCGTCAATCAGCGCGCGGGCCACGAGACTCTGCGCGATGGGGAGCGGCACAGCGTACCGACCCAGCAACACCAGGATGCGGAACTGGTCCTGCAGCGACAAACCCGCTCCGCCTGCGGCTTCCGGTGCGAACAGCTCCAGGAATCCGGCGTCGGCAATCGCTGTCCAGATGGGCAAAGGGCTTGTCCCCGCTTCGACCCGACGCACAGCGTCGGGCGAACAGTGGTCACGAAGGATGTTTTCAAGTGCGTCTGTGAACATGGTTTTCTTTCAACGCAGACCCAGACCGCGCGCAATCATGCCGCGCAGGATTTCGCGTGTGCCCCCGCGCAACGAGAAGGTGGGAGAAAACTGACTGAGGTAGGCGCAGGCGCGCACGAGTTCGTCGTCGAGCCGATCCGCAGGGTCAGAACCCAACAGGCCCTCGATGATGGCCGGTGCCATCTGCTCGAACTCGGTGCCTGCGTCTTTGACCACCGCGGCCTCCACCAGCGGAGTCTCTCCAGCCGCAAGCCGCGCGGTCACGGAAAGCGACATCTCCCGCAGGGCGGTCAGCTGCGTGGCGAAGCGCCCGATCGTCTCCACATGCGCATCGAGAGTGCCGCGCGTGCGCAGTTTTTCGATCCAGCAATCGATCAGCACCACACTCGAGTACAGCCGCTCGGGCCCACTGCGTTCGAACGCAAGCTCGGCGTTGACTTGAGACCAGCCAGCGCCCTCGGCACCTACGAGCGCGTCGTCGCTCAACAAGACATCATCGAAGAGCACTTCGCAGAAGTGAGCGTCTCCGGTCATATCTTCGATCGTGCGGACCACCACACCGGGCAGCTGCAGATCGACAATGAACTGGGACAAACCTTTCTGGCGGTCTTCAACCGTTCCCGAGGATCTCACCAAGGCGATCATGTAGCGGCAATGGTGTGCGTTGGTCGTCCAGATCTTGCTTCCGTTGAGCTTCCATCCACCGTCGACCTTGGTGGCCCGCGTGCGCACACTCGCCAGATCGGAGCCCGAGTTCGGCTCGCTCATTCCGATACAGAAGAACGCTTCACCGGCGGTGATTTTGGGCAGGTAAAAGTCCTTTTGAAACGGACTGCCGAAGCGCAGGATCAGCGGCCCACTTTGCCGGTCCGCCACCCAGTGGGCCGCCACCGGCGCGCCCGAGGCCAACAGTTCCTCCACCAGCACGAATCGGTGGAACGCGTCCAGCTCAGCGCCGCCGTATGCCTTGGGCAGCGTCACACCCACCCAGCCTCGCTGCGCGAGTTTGCGGCTGAAGGCCGGGTCGGCAGCGACCCACGAACGCGCTCTTGCGTCTGCGGGTGCGGACGGCGCCTCTGCAGCGAGGAAGTCGCGCACTTCGACGCGGAACGCTTCAGCCGCTGCGGGCATGCGCGCGATGTTGAAATGGTCAATGAAGCTGTTCATGGCTGTGCCCGTTCAGAAGGGGATTCGGGTGGAGCGAAATCACGGAACGACGCCCGTCCACGGTCCAGCACGACCAGCTTGCGAGCGTCGACATGTGCACGGAAAGCGTATTGGCCCTGGCCTTCTTTCCAGATGTCGAAGCGCAGCGTTTCTCCGGGAAACACAGGCTTGGAGAACCGCACTTCCAGCATACGCAGAGGCGCGCTCTGAACGCCTGCGCGCAACAGAGCGTGCCCTGCGATCCCGAACGAACAGAGTCCGTGAAGAATCGGGCGTGGGAACCCTGCTTTTGCAGCGAAGGCGGGGCTCGCATGCAGCGGGTTACGGTCGCCGTTGAGCCGGTAATACAGCGCCTGGTTCAAGGCCGTTGGCATCTCGACGGATACGTCGGGCGGGCCCTCGGGAAGCGGGGCGAACTCGCGCATCGACTGTGGGTTTCCGCCGAATCCGCCATCGGCTCGGCAGAACGTGGCGTTTTCCAGCCGCGCGAACACCCGACCCGTCGATTCGTCCGTGAGCGTGCGCTCGGTGACAAAAATCGCACCCTTGTCGGCGCCCTTGTCTGTGACTTCGATGTTGCGGTGGTGGACCAGCAAAGAAGCGTCGGGTGGCATCAGACTGTGAATCTCGATGCGCTGCGTCCCGTGCACGATCATGCTCGCGGTGATGCCAAGACCCGGATGCTTGTACCAGGTCCCGGGGTGGCCCAGCACCACAGGCATGGTTGGAAATGTGCGGAGGTCTTCCTCGAACACATACCCGAGCTCGTCCTCTCGCATGGGGTCGCTGCCCAACCCGATGGAAAGGGCGTAGAGCATGCAGTCGGTATCGGTAAGGGTTTGCCTCACTGGGGGGAAATGAAAGCCTAGAACGGCCTCTGAATTCATGGGCACAGCCGAACCTCCGCAAAAAATCGTGTCACGCTCATGGGGCTTAGGTGGATTTCAGCGCGATGAGTGCATCAACGCCCACAATGCGGTCGCCGCTGCAAATCAGCGGGTTCACGTCCAGCTCGGCAATCAGCTCGCGGTGGTCGTGCGCGAAATCTCCCACGCGGCAAATGATCTTCGCCAATGCGTTCACGTCCACCGGCGCACTGCCACGGAATCCCTCAAGCAGTGCGAATCCCTTCAGTCGACGAAGCATGCCGAGTGCCTCGATTTCGCTCACCGGCGCCAGTGCCACGGCACTGTCCCGCAACAGCTCGACCATGATCCCGCCAAGCCCCACGATGACCAGCGGGCCAAACATGGGGTCGATGCGCGCGCCGACAATGACCTCCACACCTTGCGGGACCATTTCCTGTATCAGAACGCCGTTGATGTCCTCGGGGCGTGCGACCTTCAACGCATTGGCCATCACTTCGTCATACGCGATGCGCAGGGCAGCCTCGTCGCCGATGGACAGCCTGACGACGCCAGCCTCTGTCTTGTGCGGAATGCGGGCGGACTCGGCCTTGAGAACGACCGGGTAGTGTCCCTTGGCGGCAGCAATGGCGGCCTCGACAGATGCCGTCAACACGTCGGCAATCATCGGAATGCCATACGCTGCGAGCAGCGCCTTCGCCGGTCGCTCGCTCAGCACAGACCCTTTGGTGGACGTCAGCGCACCTGCGGTCTTGGCGTGCAAGTCGCGCGGCGTCGCGGACGCTGCGGGTACCTGGAGAAGGGTTTGCGCGTCGCTCCACCGCCGCCAGCGTGCCAGCGTGGCGAAGCAGTTGCCCATCGAACGAAACATGGCCACCTTGTCGCCAGCATCGGCCGTGCGAGACCCCGGGCCCTCGTGCCACATGGGCAGCCAGACGATGCACACCGGCTTGCCCATGTCGCGAGCCAGATCGTTCAACAGCTCGACGCGCGATACCACCGGTTCATAGGCATAGGGAATCGGAACGACGAGAGCACCATAGGCTTCATCCCCCACCAGGGCGCCTGCGGCCTTTCTGAAAGGGACTGGATCGCTGACGACCTGCGCGGTCACGTCACACGGATTGCGCGCCGACCCGAACTCGGGAATCAGACCCAGCAACACCTCGGTCGTTTCGGGCGCTGGCTGGGGCAGCGGAACGCCGTGGATCTCGGCCTTGTCCGCAGCCATGATGGCCGCTCCGCCCGATGTCGACAGCACGGCGACACCCGGGCTTGTGCAGCGCCCGGCCTTGGCGAAGAACGCGGCTGTCTCCAGCAGATCCTCGTAGTCGTCCACCACGACCGCTCCCGACTTCTCGAAGGCCGCGGTGTAGGCGTCGTTGGCGCCGGCCAGTGAGCCGGTGTGCGACAGCGCGGCAGCAGCACCCTGTTCGCCGGTGGCGATCTTGAACATGATGACCGCCTTGCCCGCGCTGCGGGCAAGGGTGCACGCCTCGATCATCCGCATCGGCTCGGGCATGCCTTCGAAGAGGCAGGCGATCGCCTTGCAACTGGGCTCTTCGGCCAGATAGGCGACGTAGTCCGCCACATCCACGTCCGCAGAATTGCCGCACGTCAGGACATGGCTGAGGGCCACGCCGTGCTCAACCGCTTGGGCCAGCGCGAAGCCGAGCGCGCCGGATTGGCTGACGAGGCCAACCGGCGGAGCGCCGGATTCGCCTACGCGCATCGGCGTGAGAAAGGTGCAAAGAGCGCCCAGGCTCGAATTCACGATGCCGATGTTGTTCGGCCCGACAAGGCGAACGCCACCGCTGCGGGCCTTCTCGACAATGCGGGCCTGCAACTCCACGAACGGCGGACGGCCCATCTCCGCGAAGCCAGACGCATAGACGATGGCACCGCCAGCACCTACGCGGCAGCACTCATCGACGATGGCTTCGACTTCGTCTCTCGGCGCGGCGATGATGACCAGATCGGGGCTATCCGGCAGTTCGGACAAGGAGGCAAAACATGTGTGTCCTGCGACTTCGCTGTAACGGCTGTTGACGGGGTAGAGCTTGCCTTGGTATGCGGCGAGGTTCTCGAACACGCGCTGGCCGAAAGCGCCGGGGCGGTTGGAGGCGCCCACAATGGCGATGCTGGCGGGATGTACAAGCCGATGCAGATCGGCGTGGCGGTAGAGAGGGCGCGGCATAGACAAGCCTCGATCAGAAGCCGATGTGGTAACCACCGTTGATCGACAGATGCTGGCCTGTGATGTACGACGCTGCAGGGGAGAGCAAGAAACACACAGCCGGCGCCACCTCTTCCGGTGTTGACCAGCGGCCCATCGGAATCTGGGCGAGATAGGTGTCTTTGAATTTCTCGCTACGCGCCATTTCCGTCATGGGCGTCTCGATCACGCCAAAACAAACACTGTTGACGCGAACGCCGAAGCGGGCCCACTCGCGAGCGGCGCTCATCGTGAGACCAAGCACGCCCGATTTGGCGGCTCCATAGTTGATCTGGCCAACGGTGCCCCGCCGTCCTGCGTCCGACGACACATTGACGATTGCACCAGGCGCCGTGTCGCCGGCCTTTGCTTTGGCGACCAGCTTGCGCCCCACCGCTTGCAGGAACAGGAACGACCCCGACAGGTTCACGTCGATCACGGACTGCCATGCCTCATAGGACATCTTGTCGATCATGGCGGTGCGGGTGATGCCGGCGTTGTTGACCAGACAGTCGACAGTGCCGAACTCGGCAACCGTTCTTTCGACGGCGTCTGTGGCGAACTCGGGCTTGGACACATCGCCCGCGATGGCAATGGCGCGACCGGCGTGCCCGCTGGCTAATTCGGTCAGCGCCGCCTCGTTCCTGTCCACCATCGCCACATTGCCGCCGAGCATGAGAACCTGCTCCGCGATGCCGCGACCGATGCCTTGGGCCGCCCCGGTAACGATGACCGTGCGGCCTTCAAGGTTCAACGGATTCTTGTTCATGAATATCTCCTTTTTTGTGAGTCGCCGATGCTATATGCGACCGCATTTGCCTGTCAATGTTTTACTGAACGATCGTTCTGTAATTTAACGATCGTTCAGTGATAACCCTTATACTAAAAGAGCCGTGCGGTGCAACAATCAGCGCATCGCGACCGCTGTCGCGTCACGTTCCCGCGCCGCGTTCATACGACGCGGCGCACGGCCCCACACACCACCACCGCTTGACCCCATGGATGCATCCGTGCCTTTATCCGAATCGTCGATTCCACGCCCTGAAAAGGAATATCTGGCGTTTCTCGCTCAGGGGCGCTTCATGATTCAGCGCAGCCGCAGCAGCGGCCGCTGTGTTTTTTATCCCCGCATCGCCGAGCCGGGCACGGGTGCCACAGACCTGGAGTGGATTGCTGCGAGTGGCAATGCCACGGTGTATGCCGCCACGGTGAACCATCCGAAACCGCCTACGCCGGACTACAGCGTGGTGCTCG
The sequence above is a segment of the Hydrogenophaga sp. BPS33 genome. Coding sequences within it:
- a CDS encoding MaoC/PaaZ C-terminal domain-containing protein, producing the protein MNSEAVLGFHFPPVRQTLTDTDCMLYALSIGLGSDPMREDELGYVFEEDLRTFPTMPVVLGHPGTWYKHPGLGITASMIVHGTQRIEIHSLMPPDASLLVHHRNIEVTDKGADKGAIFVTERTLTDESTGRVFARLENATFCRADGGFGGNPQSMREFAPLPEGPPDVSVEMPTALNQALYYRLNGDRNPLHASPAFAAKAGFPRPILHGLCSFGIAGHALLRAGVQSAPLRMLEVRFSKPVFPGETLRFDIWKEGQGQYAFRAHVDARKLVVLDRGRASFRDFAPPESPSERAQP
- a CDS encoding SDR family NAD(P)-dependent oxidoreductase, which encodes MNKNPLNLEGRTVIVTGAAQGIGRGIAEQVLMLGGNVAMVDRNEAALTELASGHAGRAIAIAGDVSKPEFATDAVERTVAEFGTVDCLVNNAGITRTAMIDKMSYEAWQSVIDVNLSGSFLFLQAVGRKLVAKAKAGDTAPGAIVNVSSDAGRRGTVGQINYGAAKSGVLGLTMSAAREWARFGVRVNSVCFGVIETPMTEMARSEKFKDTYLAQIPMGRWSTPEEVAPAVCFLLSPAASYITGQHLSINGGYHIGF
- a CDS encoding acetate--CoA ligase family protein, giving the protein MPRPLYRHADLHRLVHPASIAIVGASNRPGAFGQRVFENLAAYQGKLYPVNSRYSEVAGHTCFASLSELPDSPDLVIIAAPRDEVEAIVDECCRVGAGGAIVYASGFAEMGRPPFVELQARIVEKARSGGVRLVGPNNIGIVNSSLGALCTFLTPMRVGESGAPPVGLVSQSGALGFALAQAVEHGVALSHVLTCGNSADVDVADYVAYLAEEPSCKAIACLFEGMPEPMRMIEACTLARSAGKAVIMFKIATGEQGAAAALSHTGSLAGANDAYTAAFEKSGAVVVDDYEDLLETAAFFAKAGRCTSPGVAVLSTSGGAAIMAADKAEIHGVPLPQPAPETTEVLLGLIPEFGSARNPCDVTAQVVSDPVPFRKAAGALVGDEAYGALVVPIPYAYEPVVSRVELLNDLARDMGKPVCIVWLPMWHEGPGSRTADAGDKVAMFRSMGNCFATLARWRRWSDAQTLLQVPAASATPRDLHAKTAGALTSTKGSVLSERPAKALLAAYGIPMIADVLTASVEAAIAAAKGHYPVVLKAESARIPHKTEAGVVRLSIGDEAALRIAYDEVMANALKVARPEDINGVLIQEMVPQGVEVIVGARIDPMFGPLVIVGLGGIMVELLRDSAVALAPVSEIEALGMLRRLKGFALLEGFRGSAPVDVNALAKIICRVGDFAHDHRELIAELDVNPLICSGDRIVGVDALIALKST
- a CDS encoding Zn-ribbon domain-containing OB-fold protein, coding for MDASVPLSESSIPRPEKEYLAFLAQGRFMIQRSRSSGRCVFYPRIAEPGTGATDLEWIAASGNATVYAATVNHPKPPTPDYSVVLVDLEEGPRMMSRVEGLAPSEVKIGLKVKARIVKEGEGHIVVFHPA
- a CDS encoding acyl-CoA dehydrogenase family protein, yielding MNSFIDHFNIARMPAAAEAFRVEVRDFLAAEAPSAPADARARSWVAADPAFSRKLAQRGWVGVTLPKAYGGAELDAFHRFVLVEELLASGAPVAAHWVADRQSGPLILRFGSPFQKDFYLPKITAGEAFFCIGMSEPNSGSDLASVRTRATKVDGGWKLNGSKIWTTNAHHCRYMIALVRSSGTVEDRQKGLSQFIVDLQLPGVVVRTIEDMTGDAHFCEVLFDDVLLSDDALVGAEGAGWSQVNAELAFERSGPERLYSSVVLIDCWIEKLRTRGTLDAHVETIGRFATQLTALREMSLSVTARLAAGETPLVEAAVVKDAGTEFEQMAPAIIEGLLGSDPADRLDDELVRACAYLSQFSPTFSLRGGTREILRGMIARGLGLR